From the bacterium genome, the window CTCCACGTGATGAAATTGGGAGTAACAGATTATATGAACCATATCGGAAAAAGCTTTCTGTTTGACTACGGCGAGTTTCAGGTGCGGGTTGAATACCTGTCAGATCAGAGATTGAGATGGGAACAAGTGAAAGGACCGAGCCCCGGGCTGACAGCGGAAGAGACGTACAACGCAATTGAAGTCAGAAACGAACTTTACATGATCTCCTGGCAGGAAAAAGATGGTTCTGTAGTGATCCAGGCGGTCGATTGGGAAAAGGAAAGAGTCTACACCACTTGGATCAGTTCAGAGAAACAAGTGCATCATTTTCAGGGAAAAATCCGTAAATCGTGATTATTCTCGGCCGCGATGACTGACACTTACTCAGTTCTTCTTGGGATGGCTCTGGTGGCAACGATCGCATCGGGTCTATCGTTTCTCCTTTCCAAACGTCGCATCGGTTTGATAACCGGTATCCTGGGACTTTTTCTATGCGCGCTGGCGGGGGTTCTGCACTTTATGGTTGATCATAATCAATCGCAAAACTTTTTTGATGAGCATCCTGCAATCCTTGTTATCGGTATACTGGCAATTGGATTAACAGCAGGTACAATCATAAGGAATCGATCATGAAGCTGCTGACGTTCCTGATCCTTGGCTTTTTCGCTGTGCTGATCTGGTCGGTGATTGATCCGCATGATTTGTTCACATGGTTTCTGGAAGCATCGCCGGCGATGCTCGCTTTTATTTTGCTTGCCGCTACTTACAAGAAGTTTCGATTCAGCAATCTTGTGTATGTTTTGATCTGGATGCATTCGATTGTGCTTTTGATCGGAGCGCACTATACGTATGCGGAGGTTCCGCTGTTTAACTGGATCCGCGACACATATCATTTACAGCGGAACAGCTACGATGGTGTCGGGCACTTTTCGCAAGGTTTTTTCCCGGCAATTTTTGCGCGCGAAATATTGCTGCGCAAATCCCCCGTGCGCGGTAAATGGCTCCCCTTCATTGTGATTTGCGTTGTTCTTGCGTTCAGCGCATTTTACGAATTGATCGAATGGTGGGTCTCGCTGGCAACCGGATCTGCCGGCGATGCATTTTTAGGAACGCAGGGAGATGTCTGGGATACTCAGAAAGACATGGCTCTCTGTCTGATTGGATCGATCCTGTCCTTACTTTTGCTCAGCCGTTTGCATGACCGGTCGATGGCTAAGCCGGTTTCAGAATGATCCCCTGATTCGAGTGGCCGTTGATTTTGATTACGATCGGCAGGTTAAAACTGAGATGTTTGGTGTAATTGCGTTCTTCAACGGCTCTCTGGCTGCGGATCCAATCCCAATCAATGAAGCCATTGGATTGAATCGTAAAGTAGCCAACCATGAACGAAGTAATGTTCTGAAAAAAATGGGAGCCCTGTGATGGAGAAATCGATACACCCTTCATGCCTGCTTCCACGATTACGCGCGCGCCGCAAATTTGATCGTACTTAACCGGTATGCCGAGCCACGGATCGAGCGTTCCCCAACGGCCAACGCCCACAAGCAAATAAGGCGCCTTGTATTCCAGTAGTTTTTCATTTAACAAGCCGATTTCCGCCGCGACCTCCCTGCTCTTGGTACGGTCGAAACGATCCGGATCGACCACCAGCATGTCATGAAGATGAATAATCCCGTTTCCGAGCACTTGACCGCTTTTGCAAATCAAGTCCTGTTCCATAACATCATTCACGTTTAGGACTTCAGATTCGCGCGACAACACCATGGGACGCACTTGAAGCACGCCGAACTCGCATTTTTGTCCCTGTGGAACAGACAGATTGACGGCGAACTCCATCTCCACAGGGGCTCCCATTCCGGACGTTCCAATATGCAATAGCGA encodes:
- a CDS encoding MoaF N-terminal domain-containing protein encodes the protein MNHIGKSFLFDYGEFQVRVEYLSDQRLRWEQVKGPSPGLTAEETYNAIEVRNELYMISWQEKDGSVVIQAVDWEKERVYTTWISSEKQVHHFQGKIRKS
- a CDS encoding DUF2238 domain-containing protein, which translates into the protein MKLLTFLILGFFAVLIWSVIDPHDLFTWFLEASPAMLAFILLAATYKKFRFSNLVYVLIWMHSIVLLIGAHYTYAEVPLFNWIRDTYHLQRNSYDGVGHFSQGFFPAIFAREILLRKSPVRGKWLPFIVICVVLAFSAFYELIEWWVSLATGSAGDAFLGTQGDVWDTQKDMALCLIGSILSLLLLSRLHDRSMAKPVSE